The following coding sequences lie in one Silene latifolia isolate original U9 population chromosome 5, ASM4854445v1, whole genome shotgun sequence genomic window:
- the LOC141655062 gene encoding uncharacterized protein LOC141655062, giving the protein MDGKHTKYPIFKGDNYSWWKHRMERYVKSTDYECCVIIQKGPLAITVTDSDGNSAVKSEESYVEADYRLAREFESEDIVRKILRSLSDKWQPKVTAIEEAKDLSKLSLNELMGSLMAHELNLAKRSGESSKARGFALKSTSSDEEDDGDDEQAMYSRNMADMINSHNPKKFNNTNKKSFQKKKSYSTVACFKCCEKGHLIKYCPKWNEFKSREKRDFAKKDFKHKVISAIWGVSDSDEDEVLEEELDAKVCMTTRLDLDGPKSSKKESALCLMAHSDDSSDDSDTEVMNLKNKVRTLSKDKLCLMFDDVLDKSLAKIDKLYDLQTQIEEIAEENVGLRECLDEIKESNIIPSLRKEIKKLRKENLVLTNIVSSSKSTVASTVVSDVEKENESLIIQVDILIKKRDSLLADLTSCRHDNKQLEEIAMLLSDECSHAKSAFDKVGKLNLDHLAKIETLTKELHDAKEFYRKWEGSQNILDSLINQSQKSEEKAGLGFQRTRNQFLSLEAYNGGTVTFGDNKKGEIISIGKVEDDEDDEDYELGMIRHDMDDVHEENEQEEQNQQSDQLLIEGTGQETGGTEPLEPQNEATTSRGNEGTLEQNEQTETNPQTQNEPEPTAVERIC; this is encoded by the exons atgGACGGAAAACATACTAAGTACCCTATATTCAAAGGGGATAACTACTCCTGGTGGAAGCACCGTATGGAACGCTATGTCAAAAGTACGGATTATGAGTGTTGCGTCattattcaaaagggtccccttgcTATAACGGTTACTGACTCTGATGGGAACAGTGCCGTAAAAAGTGAGGAAAgttatgtcgaggctgactatc GTCTAGCTAGAGAGTTTGAATCCGAGGATATAGTCCGAaagatccttcgtagcctaagtgataaatggcaaccgaaggtgaCGGCTATAGAGGAGGCTAAAGATCTGTCCAAATTGTCCCTCAATGAGCTAATGGGTTCACTCATGGCACACGAGTTAAATCTCGCAAAGCGCTCGGGTGAAAGTTCCAAAGCTAGAGGTTTCGCTCTCAAATCAACctcaagtgatgaggaagatgatggagaTGACGAGCAAGCCATGTACTCACGTAACATGGCGGATATGATCAATAGTCACAATCCTAAGAAGTTCAACAATACTAACAaaaaaagttttcaaaagaagAAATCTTATTCCACGGTGGCTTGTTTCAAATGTTGTGAGAAAGGTCACCTTATCAAATATTGCCCCAAGTGGAATGAGTTCAAATCTAGAGAAAAACGAGATTTTGCAAAGAAAGATTTTAAGCATAAAGTCATATCTGCAATATGGGGTGTATCTGATTCCGATGAGGATGaagtccttgaggaagaattagatGCCAAAGTTTGTATGACAACTCGTCTTGATCTTGACGGACCCAAGTCTTCAAAGAAAGAATCCGCACTCTGTCTTATGGCGCACTCCGACGACTCCAGTGATGACTCCGACACCGAGGTAATGAATCTCAAGAACAAGGTGAGAACTCTTTCTAAGGATAAGCTTTGTTTGATGTTTGATGATGTACTTGATAAGAGTCTTGCTAAAATCGATAAACTCTATGACTTGCAAACTCAAATTGAGGAAATTGCTGAAGAAAATGTTGGTCTTAGAGAGTGTCTAGACGAGATAAAAGAAAGTAACATCATTCCATCACTCagaaaagaaattaaaaaatTGAGGAAAGAAAACCTTGTTCTCACGAATATTGTTAGCTCGTCAAAATCAACAGTTGCCTCAACTGTTGTTTCTGATGTTGAAAAAGAAAACGAGTCTTTAATTATTCAAGTtgatattttgattaaaaaaCGAGACTCACTACTAGCTGACCTTACCTCGTGTCGACATGATAATAAGCAACTTGAAGAAATTGCTATGTTGCTTAGTGATGAATGTAGTCATGCTAAATCCGCTTTCGATAAAGTAGGCAAACTAAATCTTgaccatcttgctaaaattgaaacattgACCAAAGAGTTGCATGATGCTAAAGAGTTTTATaggaaatgggaaggtagccaaAACATTTTAGACTCCCTCATAAATCAGTCCCAAAAATCTGAAGAgaaagctggacttggtttccAAA GAACTAGAAACCAATTTCTCTCACTAGAAGCCTACAATGGTGGCACCGTGACGTTTGGTGACAATAAGAAAGGTGAAATTATTTCAATCgggaaggttg aggatgatgaagatgatgaggactaTGAGCTTGGAATGATCCGACATGACATGGATGATGTACACGAGGAGAACGAACAAGAGGAGCAGAATCAACAGTCGGATCAACTGTTGATTGAAGGAACTGGCCAAGAGACAGGAGGAACAGAACCACTTGAACCACAAAATGAGGCTACgacatccagggggaatgagggtacacttgaacaaaatgaacaaacaGAAACAAACCCTCAAACACAAAATGAACCAGAACCAACAGCAGTTGAGCGAATCTGTTGA